In Cryptomeria japonica chromosome 5, Sugi_1.0, whole genome shotgun sequence, the genomic window CAAGCTCTTTCCTTGCTACACCTTAGATTGTTCTTCCCTAATTGTTGCGCTTTTTGTTGGTATTGTAATGAAGGTGGTGTGAGCTCCTTTTTAAGTGTATAAAAAGATGTTAATTTTGTAGTTCTTTATGTCTTTTTAATTTATTAAGCTTTTGTATATATGTAATAAATGTTCATCTAATCAATATGACAATCTATTTTTTGTATCATTGCTTTTATTTTTACTatataaagaaaaattaaattatcacataaaatattattttactatAATAAAATAAGTCACATAATTACATAAGATAAAATTTAGAATGTCCTAACTCCAATTATTGATAAGATTCTTTGTAAATTTCTAAGACCGCATAACATTTTCCATTATAATctctttaaattttattttaaaaactcacacttgttcatatcaaaaCTTACAGTCTATTCTCTCCATCCTTACAAACACCAACCAACTGCAGTAACATCTCAGTATTAATTCTAGATTGAATCCTATTAATTGATTCCTTAAGGAAATTGAGGTTGCTTAGGATAAGAGTAGTGTACAAGGAAAATCCCTTatgaattatgaataatgaataatGGGTATTCTTGAAACTGAAAACTCTGTAGGTAAGGGGAGATTTTTTTAAGTAgttatataaaagaaaaaaaattcttggTGTTGTTTTAAAATTTGATTGATATCCCaacaaacaaatcatagaaaattTAAGAAACTCGAATTGTTCACATCCAATATTGAAAAATAGATTACTCATTAATCATTCAGCTCCATAATCAGAAGCATCAGTCACAATACTGATTAGAAGAGAGAAACAAAATGAATCTTCTATGCCATTGGTGTAAGATCTTTCAGCCATGGATCTTGAGACTTACCAATGGAGTAAACAATGAAACCAATCTCCCTGAGCTTCTGTACATCCACACTGTTGGGGCCATCAAAAACGAAAGCAGGTTTCTGCATACTATCATAGATCTTCTGGTAGTTTAGAATGTTAAACTCATCCCTCTTTGTTAGAATGCACACTCCATGAGCATCCTTTGTAGCTTCATAGGCATCCCAAACAACTTGAACTTGTTCCACAGCTGAAGGGTTCATTGGTTGCAAATGGGGAGAATGATCCCCAACAAATTTGTTCATGGAGAGGACTCTCTGAATCTGCTCCTCTGTTACTTGTGGGTCATAAATGCTAATATATGCTCGGTCTTCAACAAGACCCCTGCATACATCAATTGCAGGATTGTCAGCCATACTAACCCTGTTGAATCTAAAACCAAGAATGGCAACCTTCTTTCCCACAAGTGTATTAAACATTGAAGAAATCACACGGTTCACAAATCTTCTTTTCTGAAATTCattcatcttcataacatgtttcCAGTAGTTTGCTACCTCAATTAGCCCATTGCACTCACAGATGTAAACCAAGTTCAAAATATCCCTCTGAAAACATGACCCACCAAAACCAACACTGGAATTCAACAAACTTGATCCAATTCTTGAATCCCTACCTATGGCATTAGTAACTTCTGTGACATCTGCGCCAGCTGCTTCACAAAGGGCCGAAATTGCATTCACTGATGCAATTTTCTGGGCCAAAAAAGCATTTGCAGCAACTTTGGAGATTTCTGCAGACCACAAATTTGCAGTAATTATCTTGTTCTGAGGAACCCAGTTTGCATACACTGCTCTCAAAGCTTCAACTGCTTTCTGCCCTTGAGGAGTCTCCCTACCTCCAATGACCACAAGTTCTGGATTAAAAAGGTCCTGAATAGCACTCCCTTCTGCAACAAAATCTGGATTTGAAAGAACCTGAAAGCTTAATCCCTTCTTGTTATGCATGAGAAGTTTTTCAATAATCACTGCTGTTTTCACTGGTACTGTAGATTTTTCCACAACAATTTTGTCTGACATTGAGATATCTGCAATCATTCTTGCAGCACTTTCCCAATAGGTCAGATCTGTGGCTTTTCCAACCCCAAAACCTGCAACTTTTATTGGAGTATTGACTGAAATGAATACAATGTCTGCTTCAATGATATGCTTTTCTAAATCAGTACTAAAAACCAAGTTTTTTCCCCTGCAACTTTTTACAACCTCATGAAGCCCAACCTCATAAATGGGCAACTGGTCACTGTTCCAGGCAGCAATTCGAGCTGCTGAGATGTCTAAAACTGCTACTTCAATATCTGGGCATTTTAGTGCAATGACAGCCATTGTTGGACCCCCTACATATCCAGCTCCAAGGCAGCATATTTTCACCATTTTCACCTGGTCTGATATGGCAGCAAAATAAATTTCCTTTCTCGTGTATAATATGGAGTACCGGGTCTACTGTCTATATACCGAAAGTTGACTCCCGTTGGATTGAAAGCTAGGTTAGTGCAAATCAGACCACCTGGCATACAAATATCTTCACAAAACAAATTTTTCTCGACGTAAACTCCACATTACTCAAATAGAGTGAAAGTTCTATCCAAAGTTCTATCCACTCTACCTGTAGTAAAAAAAGGTCACAAGTTCAAGTCTTTTGAGAGTAAAGTATTTATGTATGTTTGTTACAAGAAGTACAAACTAGTAAGTAGACCCATAAACAACTTTACATTTTTGTTcatgtttttatattttaatagtttattttttaattttttagcttAACTCTtataaaaaaatttacatttttttttcatGTTAGAACTAGATAGAAAGTTAAATTGAAATTATGATTTTgtatttaaaataacattatattaaacatttaattttttattcaGAAATGAATTGATAAATTGGAATATgcttaaatttgaaatattaaaatttgttttttaaaatgtATTGTATTATTATGAAAATAGTAGTTATAAATGTTATTCAAAAAGTTCAATAAACATATATGTTTTAAGTGTTAAAAGTTAACGTTAGGTATTTTCAATGGTTGCTATCgaattgaattttgatggtctATCAAAATGTTCTAAAATTGTCTCATATGATGGATCATTTAGTGGATAAAGACAAGGTTGTGTAGTGTTTCTTTCTTTGTTGGGCGATTGACCCTTCTTACTTTGTATCTCTCTTTgtgttgaataaatttttacctttTAGTGAAAAGATGATGTTTTGGTGTAGTAAGtttagagcatttgttgcatgATGGGGGGAGAATTGTTTTTACCAGAGTTGTTTCAAAACTAATAATGAAATTGAATGGAAGGCTCTCATAGTAGGTGTAATAAAGGCTCATAAGGTGGGATTTAGAAAGACGGAGATTGAAGGTGACTCTTAGGTGGTGATAAATGCTTTGCAAAAAGGTCATAGCCATAATGTACATATGAGTGCTTAACTTGAAGAAGCAATTTTATGGACAAGAAATTTTACATTGGTGAAATGTTGTTGTCACAAAAAAAGACAAGGCTATCAATTGTTTAGCTAATAAAGGGATAGATTTGTTAGGATTTGGTTTTTGTATACTATtgcataaattaatttattatattgttataattaaatgattattttgttGTAGTACATCTAGGAGATGTGGTTAGGCTACCCTAGCTAATTATTTGGGGTTCACTTgtaagttgtattgtaacattgggttAATTAtattattgtagtgtcataaaattgcgcctcctgcaattttaaccatattttaggtcccCACCTTGGCGACATCATCTCCTTCCTAatcgagacctatttctgcattttcatcCCTTCACCCTTTCTCCTTCAAGACCTGTGGTTGCTCTAGATCCTGtctggggcccaaaatagggaaggacaagggtgtggcacccttgtccccaccccttagggtggccctatgtcaggtaTGCCTGGTCTCCCATGCATAAATTGTctttggggtttgcaattcctttttgtcggccttcagtggttgaaaatgaatccttgaggcatgtataaaaaggaattcaattccctcattcaagAATAGAGGATAAGGGATAAGAAGAATAAGAAAacgatacaagatttcaaggtcatcatcaagcattcaagcattcaagtcttcttcattcatccattggagcaacattacaacattcatttgcaagcatgtgtgtgtgttagggttttgtcatgttacatgccatttcatacaacatttgtggttgcattcaagaagcaaagcaatcatcatcaacaagttgcagatctacaaggtatacatttctattgtttacattcaagcattttcaattactttctttcaaggttgattcctcaaccggggtttgactgaggcaaacccctatccacaaccattctccctctcttttatgtgtgtaggttgcaggtgtgcaactgtaattgcaggtttgggctttatttgcagagacgaaagaacTCTTTTCTTTTCACAGATTTTATGGAGGACCGTGTGCGTTCCCACCAcggtcccgacgacttttctccaaatttgcacgGCATATCtgtatcaatctaattagctcataTCCGAAGGTACAAcatgatcccaaactggtagctcctcatttcactcatttcctctctcttttccacatagtcaacaagtcaactttctcatttacaaaagagggtaaatcacactccAACACTTGTAATccatttggaattcacatccttgtttccctcggatttggatctagtggattcaagcccctcttttgaatgcaaagttccttccaagtgaaaatcatcctagtggcttcctttctctctcctaggtggggagtcactaggatccaattttccactttacaattatgTGTGGGAGACATAAGATAATTGTTTAATATATTCGaaaagatatttaataattatttaacatATTcaaaaagatatttaataaagtaaaaaattagtacccaatattaaattaggggtcaatggttttgtgttttcattgttttaAGACACATGGTTTTATCATACCACTTGGTTGCATTTGTGTGAGTTTGAGTCTATAAAAGCAAGCATATGTTTAGTGGTTAAGATTGGTTGGGTGAGTTGGTTATCGTATTATTGTGTCAAGAGTGCATATGTGAATCATGACATGGGACAcatggattcatgcttggacacatgaagGATGCATTGGAGAGGCTTGATGTTTCATTGTAATTCTATAAATCCATGTATTGTTTATTTGCTAAATAATGTACATGAAGTATGGATGTAGGCTAGGTTTTCCCTCTTGAGGGTTTTTCCAAGGCATATATTATGTTAAtttgtggcttgtctatttgatctaTGCATTATGATTATTTTGTAAGTTTGTATGCACAATTTTCCTCTGTGGGTTTATGTAGGAAATAGATTAAATGAACAAGGTATTGATGCATTATTTCCTAACAAGTGATATTAGAGCTTTCATGATTGTGAGAGGTGTGAACTCccatttttttaaagatttaacCTTAGTTTAGTTAGATCTAGTGCAAAGTTGAATTTATGGATATACAGAAAAGATTTGAGACACTACTAGATATGGAACACATTTGCAAGTTGTTATTTTGCAGATTTGCACTTTTGGGCTCGTAGATTTGTTGGGTTTATTGCAAATCTGGGGATtgaaaaaaaatggtcaaaatgatTTCTTGAAATGGGCTTTCAGATGAGGGTTTAATAAGGAAAATTTCATAGATGACCTCTTGAAATAAAATGAACCTTACCATTAGATTGAGGTTGGCCAAGATATGAAGATGGATATGAAATTTTCCCTATTTTGACCAAGTTgtaaaaagaggaaaaaaaaaacaaagaaaaaagaaaaaggaaaaaatgttGAATCCGCTAGACCTTTTAGTCAAACGTTTGTACGAAACTGCAAAGgtgttgtcaaaaaaattaaaatagaaaaaaataaaaacaatgttGCCAAAATTATTGGCCTTATCtatagaaattaaaaattaaaacaataaataataaatcaacctTTAAAAAAATCTAAACCTATAAAgttttaataaacaaaaaaaattaaaggtTGATTAGGGGATCTATAGACCTCCCATGACTGTTGTACTGATAATCTTGTCAGTGATCGACCCACTCACCCACCTACTActtaaatctaaaaaaaattgaaataaatatttttcaaaacatttaaataaaaaaacTAAACTAGTTACTTTAAACTTTAAAACCACCCaagtttattaaaaatattttaaaattaaaattaatttaaaccaCCACCACCTCTttctaaataaaatataataaattaaaatcatAAATGAAAGAGACACCCATTTGtttttggaaattattttttgAGTGGGGTCTACCAAAGTTGTCCCTATAGGCAAACTAGACATTTTTTTAATGAGCATAACTTTCATTCAAGAAGTCAattttttgacttcttatagtTGATGGAAAGCTCTCTCTGAGCAATACACAATAGTATAGGTTTAATTCCTTGATTTTGTCATTTTAGTCAATTTTGGAGTCTATAAGTTAGATATTCTATGTTATTGGGTGTTGAGTGAAATTTTTGCATATGGAGTTAGATTTTCGATTTGGAATGGGCATTGGAGAGAATTTGAGGTGTACTGTATAATGGATAAGGTAAATTTTCAAGTTTTGGGGTAGGGAGAGGTTAGTACCTATTTTATCACTTATAGGTGCCTAAGATTTAGGGTCTAAGTGTGAGTGTATTTAAATGAATCTATAAGTGAAACCTTGATATAAAACATGTATTTATGTGATATTCATGATGGTAAAACTGATTacggaaaactaaccctttccctcaatagagatgagagtttcactatggattatccttcaagcacttttcaccattacattcactatgagtcatgaaagcaaggataaaaatattacaaagcaaagaaaagttcactaagtaattctaagtatcacaagaaggaaagaatgagcggggtgtatgcccccacattaaagcgatcacatGCACTTTAttgggagcgattgctttaaggtaggatacacccaagagagagaaggaagggagcacgttatcacaaggatttagctcccaatcgaggaataaacccaaggataatgaacacaaaacatgaggtagtgtctctTTCCGCAAGGTCAGTATGTtgcatgataactcatgtatatcttgtatgtatatgcatataataattttcattccccaaagaaggacactaccttagaagaaagggaagagaggatgtcttttgagtcaacattaaagagaccaagaaaagatctcaatgctttgcatcatctccaagtagacattaagggaacaatagaagaatagggatacgcatagaagaatggtcacaaaagagaaagaaaggagagagagaggatctacagtgctaatctagcatgacatccgcctcctgatcttgctgatcactatttcgggaaggcgagaaacatgccagaggagcgatatcgagcacaacagatggagctatcacaagatccaaacaaggactatgctcatgttgtaagtcactttgctCGATTCGAGGaggtaggattagggtttgtgaaaactcatccaagaaaggtttgtccacatcaacatactcatattcactatcagaagcattaggagttgtattgccattatgtaacattttcactcatttcttcatcaaagtttaaagcaagtggagaaagaacatgaataggagtaaaaccatcacatgttttatgcaacttatgatttggagatgttggttgaatatctttcttaggagaaaagggaatcatgtcaactgttggagtctgaggagattgagtattttgagggatagtttCACGAGTTCGAACATGGCGTCTTcgtcggtgttctctcgcacaatgatttcatcgagtcttagtggaaggatgagaaggaggatgaacatttgaagaagtaggaatgtttttctccttgatagtggaaggtttaggttgaggtctttttggctGAACAATAGGAGGAGCATGCATCTtttctcgataagaggaaggaggtagaactatgccatagaaaggaggaatattaggtgtagggaggtgaccaagtccatcatggggaggagggataggtctaaccttaggaagaatattgatgttctccttaagagatggtaaagtcacatccataggggtaggtggacaattttccttaggaggcagattagttctatccaagaggAGAAGAACCTcgtcttgaagaataataggaatgccaaTTATTGgcaatctaggttgacttaaggataagatcatatcattcttccatttttaataagattgaaaaagagcatcgctccttgatggaagagattgaaattgtttaggccaaaagagatcaataggaataccAGGGCTGCTTTCGGATGGACggaataagctatggttcatggttatgatttctccattgtgaggaaatttaagacacttgtggatcagagaagcaatagccttcatggaagatagccaaggatatcccaaattcacacggaattgctcagaagaaggtatgataacaaagtcaacattcaTGGACATAGTATGgaattcaacaggaagggtgatagaaccaatggtaggacaagagaaaccattgaataacttcacaactacattagaatcATCATATAGTGGTTtgtgcaatcataaagtgaaaagatactcttcggctatgacattaaccatgcaagagggatcaatcaaggcACCACGACAAGTGATAttcttaacctttgcaactatgtataaagggccatcaggtgctctaatggtctcactagggtcaaatgtaatacatggatccttaggAAAATCTTGTGTTTATACCatgttaaccaagtttggagccatagaggtgaattcttcagaagagagagaattaggcacaatctcagattttaattaggaggagcaactgatttattccctatatcattcacacctaccacagatatagtattattatcaatcaagtcttgaaccttatttttcaatgcaaaacatttctcggtatcatgactaggttgatgatgaaattggcaaaaggattttttatagaaataaggagatgcaagtttggaaggatcaacttgttttataggaggaagtttgataacatttctatgcaacaattaagacataatactatggaaagattcattcaaaggagtaaattgtctttctctttggaaaaaaatagaaatagaaggcacacttgttgtagcattcacatggttgttgttgattggatcattgaacttgatgaagctttttgttggtttgaacttcgcaaatgattGTTGAACACTTtgccccttatcactcggagccataggagtagattgctccatttgactcacaactagttgataattgtggagtgttgcatacaactgtggaaaggaagtaaactcaaacaaaagaagctttatcctgatatctttttgtaaattagaaatgaaaattctttgaatatcattatcaggcacatgaaaataaatttgagcacacaaatgcctatatctaccaatgaaatcagtcactttttctttaacaccttgtttacaatgcattaaattagtcaaagtgattttaggaccaatgttgttttgaaattgttggatgaaagcatttgctagttgttgaaaggaagtaatagaataagaaggtagagagcaataccattgtaaagctttatctcttagtgttcttgtaaagtgttttgcaagcaatcgttgatcataagcaaatttagta contains:
- the LOC131068740 gene encoding UDP-glucose 6-dehydrogenase 4; the encoded protein is MVKICCLGAGYVGGPTMAVIALKCPDIEVAVLDISAARIAAWNSDQLPIYEVGLHEVVKSCRGKNLVFSTDLEKHIIEADIVFISVNTPIKVAGFGVGKATDLTYWESAARMIADISMSDKIVVEKSTVPVKTAVIIEKLLMHNKKGLSFQVLSNPDFVAEGSAIQDLFNPELVVIGGRETPQGQKAVEALRAVYANWVPQNKIITANLWSAEISKVAANAFLAQKIASVNAISALCEAAGADVTEVTNAIGRDSRIGSSLLNSSVGFGGSCFQRDILNLVYICECNGLIEVANYWKHVMKMNEFQKRRFVNRVISSMFNTLVGKKVAILGFRFNRVSMADNPAIDVCRGLVEDRAYISIYDPQVTEEQIQRVLSMNKFVGDHSPHLQPMNPSAVEQVQVVWDAYEATKDAHGVCILTKRDEFNILNYQKIYDSMQKPAFVFDGPNSVDVQKLREIGFIVYSIGKSQDPWLKDLTPMA